Part of the Drosophila gunungcola strain Sukarami unplaced genomic scaffold, Dgunungcola_SK_2 000107F, whole genome shotgun sequence genome is shown below.
TCCTGGTGGCGGACACCACCGCCTTCATAAACGCCGTGCCCCTGAACGTGAGTTAAGACTATTTCCGCTGGGAATCACCTTGTAAATAGTAGTAAATACCGAACCAATCCCCTCCAGGAATATGCCGATCAGGTGCTCACCGTGCCGGATGTGGTGGCCGAGGTGCGCAACAAGCGCCAAATACGACGCCTCTGCGTGCTGCCCTTTGACCTGCAGGTGCGCGAACCCCGCGCCGAGAGCATCAAACACTGCGTGGAGTTCGCCAAGCGGACGGGCGACTATGCCAGTCTCTCGGGGATCGATCTGAAGGTCATCTCGCTGACATACGAACTGGAGGCGGACACCGTGGGCACCGCCCATCTGCGCACGGAGCCCGTGATGGCCCAGACCATTGCCTCCAAGGAGAAGCCGGAGGAAATGCAGGATGCCAACAACAAGAGGATGGTGGGCTGGTACATGCCCGAGGgagaagaggaggaggaggactcCCAGGAGGAGGACTCCCAAGAGGAGGATTcccaggaggaggagggctCCCAGGATCAGCAGGAAGCGGACCCACCCGTAGACAATGTCAAAGCAGCCATTGAAGCTCAGTTGGCTGGCAAAGAACCTCTGCCCAGCCAGGAAACTCAACCAGAGGAGGATGAGCCCAGTCAGGAGGAGCTGGACAAGCTGTTCGAGCAGCTCAAGTGCGCTCCCAGCGCAGAGGAAGAGCAAGAGCTGGCGGAGCTCCTCGTTGCCCAGCCATTGGAAGACGAAGCCGAAGAAACAGAGCCACAAGCAGCCCGGCAAAGCCAAAATCTCGAAGAGGAAGTGGGCGACGATGGCTGGATCACGCACTCCAACATCAGGAAGGCCAAGAAGGCGCTGGAGGGCAAGGTGGAGACGGACGAGGTGCCGCCGGTGGCCTGCATGACCACCGATTATGCCCTGCAGAATGTGCTCAAGCAGCTAAATCTCCATTTGGCCGCCTTGAATGGCCGGATCATCAAGCAGCTGCGCACCTACATACTGCGTTGCTATGCCTGCTACAGAACCACCAGCATCATGACCAAGGTCTTCTGTCCCAACTGTGGCAACAAGACGCTGAAAAGGGTGGCTGTTAGTCTGGACGAGAACGGGCGGCAGGTGATACACATCAATACGAGGCGACCGCTGACGCACAAGTACAAGAACCAGAGCCTGCCGCGCTTCCACGGCGGCAAGCACTCGCGCAACCCCATCCTGTTCGAGGACCAGCCCATGCCGCGCCAGATGCCGTCGCGGGTGGCCAAGACCAAGACGAACGCCCTGGACCAGGACTACACCGCCGGGTTCTCGCCCTTCGTGCTGCGCGACGTCGACTCCAAGTCGGCCATGCTGCGCTCCAAGGGCAACCTCAAGGAGTGGGCCAGGAACAACAACTTCGAGGAGGACCGCCGGCGCAAGAACTACAATCGCTTGTACAAATAGATGGTCGGGTGATATTCAGTTGGAAAGCTTTGCCAACTTCCTAATCGTAGACTTTATATAatatgtaatatataaaaaaaacagaaggGATAACCCAAATGTTTGAGATAAAACATGTGGAAAACCATATAACTAAGTTGGCatttataaaatctttaaatcttTATGGAGAagcttttcaaatatttataaattttgttttcatcgaaatacattttttttacgtaAAGACTTaacttttcttgtttttctaaacttaattttactgcaaaatgttttaaaaactcacatggaatatttattaacagattttaaatagagattttgttatttttttattttccactcTTACAAAGTCACTTTTGAGATCAACTAACTTATTCACCATGTATTCATTCAGTGAGAAGAAAGCCTTCGTTTAAGAAtccattatttatttggcCATTGCAATGCAttgtataaatgtataaatcaCAGCTTGACGCACAGTTCGTTGCCCGGATATACGGGTAGATTGAGTTCGTATTTGCGCTGCAGGGCGGGCGGTACGAATCTGCCGCCCAAATAGTGATGTTCGCCACGGAATTGACGGGCACAGAGCTTCGGAGCAGTCAGGGAAATGAGAAGAGACGGTTCCACATCGCATTCACCCACTTTTCCCTTCTCCACGTCCCAACCGCTGGGGATGTCCACACTGCAAGAAATACATATCATAAGTACTAAATGATCAAGTTATGCGCCCCTTTCTATACCTTTCagcttttgatatttttcatTAACATGGATTTATACGACATTTAAATGTGGTTCacataaatgaattttaaatggtGCAATTTATATTGGAAAAACCTCACGAAATGGAGATGATTTTGAAGAAAAGATAGGGATTCTTTACATTATTCCAAATAGGTTTTTCAGTAAGTAAACAGTAAGTAAAAAACTctggaaatttattttcctgtttGCTTCATACTCTGAACTAAAACAAGAACTGGATACATATTAAAGAATAAACGTAAAATggattttacaaaaaaaaaaagtatttttcatgACAACTCactaaaacatttattatatattagtatatttataattttaatcattttaataaggaaaatataaatatgc
Proteins encoded:
- the LOC128265278 gene encoding RNA-binding protein NOB1, whose product is MAESSGKIKFLVADTTAFINAVPLNEYADQVLTVPDVVAEVRNKRQIRRLCVLPFDLQVREPRAESIKHCVEFAKRTGDYASLSGIDLKVISLTYELEADTVGTAHLRTEPVMAQTIASKEKPEEMQDANNKRMVGWYMPEGEEEEEDSQEEDSQEEDSQEEEGSQDQQEADPPVDNVKAAIEAQLAGKEPLPSQETQPEEDEPSQEELDKLFEQLKCAPSAEEEQELAELLVAQPLEDEAEETEPQAARQSQNLEEEVGDDGWITHSNIRKAKKALEGKVETDEVPPVACMTTDYALQNVLKQLNLHLAALNGRIIKQLRTYILRCYACYRTTSIMTKVFCPNCGNKTLKRVAVSLDENGRQVIHINTRRPLTHKYKNQSLPRFHGGKHSRNPILFEDQPMPRQMPSRVAKTKTNALDQDYTAGFSPFVLRDVDSKSAMLRSKGNLKEWARNNNFEEDRRRKNYNRLYK